The genomic region ctgggatgatcccacatgatgtggggcaactaagcacaagcCACAAGTGGCTTGTTACTGAAGCCCTCAGGTGGCAGTTACTGAAGTTCGTGCTCCCTAGATCCTGTGAtccacaagagaagctgccacaatgagaaacccgtgcctgcaactagagagtagccctcactggCTGCGATTGGAGAAAGCCAGCACAGagcaataaagacctactgtgaccaaaaataaatcaactgattaaaaaaagaagaagactgggaaggaggagggttgTGAGCTGGATCCCCTAGTTTTACGCTCCTTCTACTTCTGTGTCCTTGCTGATCAATGAATTCAACTGTCCAGGGAAATCATCAAGAAACACAATAGCAATGAAATAGTTTCATTTGACCCAAACTGAGGGCTATAGCTTGGGGGAAACTTCTCAGATAGCTCTGGGGAACTGCTCCACTGAAGCATGTTTTCCAGCAGTCTTACACCTCATCCAAACAAAGCTCACACAACGCAACAGGGTGCATTCCTTCAAGGTTTCAAAAGAGACAGACTTAGTGCCTGGACAGCGAGACACCAGCTCCCTGGTGTCTGGAAAGAGAACCTTATCTTCCAGGGAGTGTTAACATATTCACCATGAGAAGGGAGTTATTCATTCTTATCTTCAAAAAAGACGTTCTTTACCTCTGTGGTTAAAGCAGATGAGCTCTGAGAGTTGGACAGGCTGTCTTAGTTCACACACAGTTCAGGCTGAGCCATGGGTAAGCCAAAATGACATCCCCATTCCTCAATATGTGAACATCTCCATCACaggatataaaaatattagaaccatgtgatccagcaattctgccTCTAAGAATGTACGCAGAAGAATAGAAAGCACACATGGGAAGAGATATTTCTACATCCTTGTTCACaggagcattattcacaatagctaaaacatgcAAGCAACCCAAGTACCCACTGATCAAAGAATGGCTAAATCCAAGTGCTATGTGCATATACTAGagtattattcagcattaaaaatgaGAGGAATATAAcccatgctacaacatggaggaACCTAGTACACACTCTACTAAGCAAAATAAGCCTGACAGGAAGGGATAAAAATGTTTGATTCCACCGAAATGAGGTACCTGCAGTGTTCAGATttagagagagaaagtagaagaGCAATCACTAGGAactcagaaaggagaaaggaggaattGTTGTTGAATGGGTACAAAGTTGATATTTtgcaaggggaaaaaagttttGGAGTTTGGTTGCAAAAATGCAAATGTACTTAATACTAATGAAATGGACGCTTAAAGATCGTTAAAATGCTCAATTTTATGagtaataacataaaatttaaaaaaaaaaaaaaaaaaaaaaaaaaaaaaaacctctcagaaCCACTCTCTGAGGGTAAACAGAAGAGTCAAGGCTGATAGCTACACTGCAGAAGGTCCCCACCCGCCCAGCCCCATCTCCACCCCAAAAACCCAGGGGTGAGAACTGTCTTCTGTGCTCAGGACTCCCCACTTCAGTTCTTGCAGATGTCTCAGCTCCAGCCCCACATGACTTAACCTCAGCCTCCCTGACTGACCCAGtgctccaggctctgctccaagGATCCAGTAAGTCTCGGGTCACCCTCTTCTGTAGGAGACTGGGCACTGAGTCCACATCCTCCCAAAGAGACCTCTGCAATCCCAGAGTGCATGGGGGTCAGCCCGGCTCCAGCCTGAGGGTGGAAAGACTCACTTGCCAGATGAAGACAGGATCTGGGAGCTGATTTGTTTACATAGAAGAGGTAGAGGGTTTGGATAACTACCTGGAGATTCCAAGGCTCATTTTCTTGACTGGTGCTCAAACAATATCAAAGATTCCCCTTGAACAGGGTTTATGCTGTGAGGACCACTGATGTCAGTCTCCTGTGTAGTGTTGACCCCTGTATCTGCAGGTTTCTGCTCTATGGATAGCCAAGCGACTAtaagcatccatggattttgctGTCCTCAGAGGAGGGCTGTGTGATGATTTGTGTTAAGTCACCATTGGTTTGCTAAGCCGGCAACTCCGTGAAATTGGCTCTATTATTTGATATGGacagcaattttaaaatttggtgGTAAAGTAAATATAGcttaaaatttgccatcttaaccatttttaagtatacagttcagggCTGTTAGGTATATTTATATTGTGCAATCGatctccagaattcttttcatcttaGAAAACTGAAACTGTCTCCATTTAACAATAACTCCCAGCTTTATCCTtcatcccagcccctggcaaaccACCATTCTGCATTGTCTCTATGAAGTTGACTCTTCTCAATGCTTCATAGACATGGAAtcatagcatttttttttgtgactggcttatgtcactttggagaaggaaatggcaacccactccagtattcttgcctggagaatcccatggacagaggagcctggtgggctacagtccatttgatcgcaaagagttagacatgactgagcgattgtcacttggcataatgtcctcAGTGTTCCTCCACACTAtagcatgcatcagaatttcctgtctcttttagagaacagacttgtggacacagaggggaagggagaacGTGGGATGAATTcaaagagtagcattgaaatatatacattaccacatgtaaaacagatagctggttggaatttgctgtgtgatgcagAGAGCTcaacccggtgctctgtgacaacctagaggggtgggatggagtaggggtatgggagagaggttcaagagggaggggacatatgtatacctatggctgattcatgttggtgtttggcagaaaccaacacaacaatgcaaagcaattatcctccaattaaaaataaattaaaaaaaaaagaattccctgtctaatcaaggctgaataatattccactgcatgtaTAGACCACATTGTATTTATCTATTCTTTCAtggatggacatctgggttgcttccaactttcagctattgtgaataatgctgctaaggAACACAGGTGTacaaatattttcaattctttggagcATATACCCAAAGTGgcattactggatcatatggtaagtatatttttaatttttgaggaaccacaTACTGCATCCATAGCTGCTGCCCTGTTTTACATTCCTACTCACAGTGCAGAAGGGCTCAGCAGCAGTATTTGAGCAAGAACAAAACACAGTCCAGAGAAGTATATGACTAGTTCAAGAGTGCTAGAGTGTTGGCAGAACCAAGATCTTATTCACAGTTCCCTGGCTCTTTGAATGCTTACTCTTAACTATAGTGTAAACTTGGACTTTGGAGTATCAGGGATGGAAGAGCCATGGCAGTAACTCGTATTCAGTGGGTCAGCCTAGCCCTGCAGAGCCATGTATGCAGGAGACATTTCATGTCCCAAAGCAGCAGGCAACAGTCCTGTCATTTCTGATTCAGAATGAAGGCtagtcccccccaccccaccccacccccagctccaggcAGTTAGGACGCCACTGTAGTTTGATGCTTTGACTGAGCTGGGCTAGAGTGTGTGCCTCCCATCACATGTCATCTCATTCTGCCCCAGGTCAGAGAACAAAGATGGAATGCAGTTTgtgaaaatcagaaaaggagaGCTGATAgatctcaattaaaaaatcagTATTCTTATCTGTTCAACTCATATCAATTAAGCACCTACAGTGTGCCAGCTGTGTGAAAGCTTTTGCTCTGTAGGGGCAGAAGACTTGGCTTTCTAGATTTATTGACTGCTCTAATAATTCATTTGCcataaaacagatgaacaaagTTAGTTTGGTATGTACAGGAGCCCCAGAAAAAACGTGAAGGCTCAAAGACAGTCAGGCAATTGAGGCTTATATGCCCCCCTGAGCTAAGGAGAAAGGAGTGGGGATCTGGGGCTTCAAATGGGAAGAAGAGAACCCACAGGAGAATGAGAAGAGCAAGTGCTTgagaaacaaatgtttgctgcTCCAGGCAGGTAAGTCTTTCTGAGATAAAAAGTTCTCTCTGGCAATGGCTTTCTTCCTGACACAGATCTCCATAATCTACATTATTTTGAGCAGTTAAGGGAGAGGCAAGGAAATTCTCCTGAGTCTACTGGGTCTTAACTGTCTTCAGCTCAAAACAGTCAACCCGTCAAAGGGGCACATTTGGGGAGACATAAGGAAatggcacggagaaggcaatggcaccccactccagtactcttgcctggaaaatcccatggatggaggagcctggtaagctgcagtccatggagtcgctaagagtcggacacaactggacaatttcactttcacttttcactttcatgcattggagaaggaaatggcaacccattccagtgttcttgcctggagaatcccagtggcgggagaccctggtgggctgacgtcagtggggtcacacagagtcggacacgactgaagtgatttagcagtagcaaggaaatggcaacccactccagtactcctgcctgcagaatcccatggagggaggagccaggtaggttacagtccatggggtcgcaaagagtcggacacctctgagcgacttcactttcactttcacttttcaatccaCTTCATGTCACTTCCCTTCAAGCAAACTTTCCAGTAATTTTGAATCATATTAAGAGTCTtctttatgggctttcctggtgactcaaatggtacagaatccacctacagtgcaagagacccaggttcaatacctaggtcaggaagattccctggaggagggaatggccacccactctagtattcttgcctggagaatcccatggacagaggagcctagcaggctacagtccatggggttgcaaagaggtggacatgactgactgactgacactttCATGTATGTTTGagaaaccaaagctcagagatGGAGAACTTACCCAAAAGTGTCCTTTACCACCTGCCCCTCATCACTTCTATGCTCCATAGAACTGGACTCCCATGGTCAAGGGTAGATGGACATTCTTAATgcctttttgtcttgttttctcaGCAGATCATAGTGTCCTCAACTATGTCTCAGATACTATGTCAGAAAGTTCGCCAATTTGGTCAGAAGCTAGTCCGCAAGCATCCACTGAAAACTATAGAGGAGTCTGAGAGACCTGTGTCTCATCTGAGCATCCTAAACCTGGTGATCTTGGGTGTGAGCAGGATGTTGAAAGCTGGCGTGTACATCCTGATTGGTGCAGTGGCCAAATACATAGCTGGACCAGGAACCATCATTTCATTCTTGGTGGTTGCCCTCTTCTCTATGTTGTCTGCTTTCTGCTATGCTGAATTTGGGGCCCGGGGCCCGCTCTCTGGTTCTGTGTATCTCTACAGCTATGTCACCATGGGTCAACTCTATGCCTTCATCATTGGCTGGAACCTTATACTTCGCTTAGTCACTGGTGAGATGATGGGCCAGCTAATGGTGTGGGGTTTAAGATTGGGAAACTATGCTGGAGGATTGGGTTCTCAGTCATTCATGAGCACTTTATTATTAAGCTTGTGGAGAGAAGTTTGTAATAGTGTCAGGAAAACCCCACAACTTCATTCTACTCAGTTTTATCCTGTTTCCTTAAATGATGGACCATGAACCCAGAAGGAAAGACAACATTCTCTCATCATATTGAAGTCTTTGCTCAGTTTTTACCTTACTGGGACTTTCCTTTACCACTTGACTTAAAATATTCTCCCCATCCTAGCCCTCCCAATCTCACttactgcttttctttcttgtatAAATAACATTGATCTCCTCCTAACATATTAAAACAGTTGATATTTTGGTGAATCATTTGGGTCTGTTCTCCCCAAGTCATGAAAAGAAACTCTTTGAGATCGGgtatttcatttgtgtttttacgTCCCACAGCACAGCAATTTATATTTATCCATGAACATTCCTTCTTCCACCACCATAGGAACTGCCTGTTTGGCCAGGGCCTTGAGCTACGTCTTTGACAGCCTGATTGGGAACTACATCTCTCAGACATTACAGGGAATGCTTTCTCTGCATGTGCCCCACTTCCTGGCCACATATGTAGACTTTTTTGCTCTGGGCCTGGTTCTGCTGCTCACAGGTGAGACAGGGGTCAGTGATAACATGGAAAACATGGGGTGTGGAGGAGGAGTTGGGGGGGTAAGCTTGGGGGTGAAATAATGCTGGAGGATTAGAGCTGGAAACAAGGGTCTGCCATATGAGAGACAGGAAGGCAAGACATAGACCATAATTTCCCACCCATGGCACTACTGATATGCTGATTTCTTTGGTGTGGGGGTTATCCTgtgcatttttgttgttcagtctcaaagttgtgtctgactctttgcaaccccatggactacagcacaccaggcttccctgtccttcactatctacctcagtttgctcaaactcacacccattgagttactgatgccatccaaccattcatcttctgtcatccccttctcttcttgtcttcaattgttttcagcatcagggtcttttccaatgagtaagctctccagccaaagtattggagcttcagcttcagtatcagtccttcaagtgaatattcaggactgatttccatcaagattgactggattgatctccttgctgtccaagggactctcaagagccttctccagcatcatagtttgaaagcatcagtttttcggtgctcagctttctttatggtccaactctcacatcatagatgactacttgaaaaatcatagctttgactatccagacctttgttggcaaaatgatgtctctgctttttaatatgctgtctaggtttgtcatagattttcttccaaggagcaagcatcttttaattttgtggctgcagtcatcatccacaatgattttggagctcaagcattttagttttttgttaaAATCATTCTTGAGTGTTGAGTTACATCCCCGGCCTTTGCTCACTAGATACCTGTGATGTCCAAAGTCCAAACTGTGATAATTGGAATTTCTCCAGACAGTGCTGATATCCCTTGGTGAATCAAATTACCCCCAGCTGAGAATCATTTACTTAGACTGACAAGTTTTCCTCTGTACTGAGACCAAagtttttttaagtgagaaaattCACATAGCATAtaattaagcattttatttttcctagtttattgagatataattagcaTACACAATTGTAGAAGTTTAAGGTGTTCGATGTGTATATTGTGAGACAGTTGCCACAATAATTAACCATCTTAAAGTGTACACTCaatggcatttagtacattcacaatgttgtgcaactaTCACCTCCATCTACTTCCAAACATGTTCATAACCCCAAAAGGAAAAACTGCTCCCTATACCCGCTGAGCAGTCAATGTCTGTGTATTCACCACCAACAACCCACAGCCCTGGGAAATGATCTGTCTGCTttctgtgtcttttaatttaattattttggatGTCACCTATTTCATCTTCCCACAGGTCTACAGGTTCTGGGAGCTCATGAGTCAATCCTGGTTACCAAAGTGTCTGTAGGAATCAACCTTTTGgttttcatcttcatcatcatcattggcTTCATTAAAGGGGACCTGCACAATTGGAAGCTCACGGAACAGGACTACACATTGGCCACAACTGGATCCAGATCTGGATCCAGAGATGTCTATGGCTTAGGAGGGTAATATAGGCCATAACATATGAGTAGAGGGTGTGCAGAGCTGGGAATGTAGTGGTAACACAAGAAACCTGGGCTGATGGACCCAGGTAGCAGGGTCCCTGGAGCCCAGAACCTGTGTGTGGTATGATGGAAGGAGTCCAGTAGAAATGGCTGAACTCACTCACCTCCCCCATGTTCTTCCTCATTCCTTCCTTCACCATAGGTTGGGCTTTCTGGGATCTGGAGGGTTTGCACCTTTTGGCTTtgaaggaattctccagggagcAGCTACATGTTTCTACACTTTTTTTGGTGTTGATGGCATTGTCATTAAAGGTAACATGGTCGTCATGTGTCCCAACCAGGGTATGGGTACAGACTGGGCTGCCCTTGGGCACAGAAGTTGGGAGGTTGAGCTGCTTTTGATGGTGCAAGAAAGAGAGGGAGTTTTGCTTTCACCTCAGTGTGTTTTTCTGAGCCAGTACTCCACCACTGTTGCAGGGAAAGAAGCTGTAAATCCTCGACGTGCCATCCCCTTGGGCATCATGATCTCACTCTTGATCTGCTTTTTGGTGTATTTTGGTGTCTCAGTGGCACTCACCCTCATGGTGCCCTACTACCAGATTCAGCCTGAAAACCCTTTGCCACAGGCTCATCTCAATGGTTGGTGGGTCCCCGCCAAATATGTCGTGGCCGTTGGCACCCTCTGTGCTCTTACATCCAGGTCAGTGTCATGGTTTTCTCCCTGTCTACTGTCAGATGCTTGGCTGTCTCAACCCTTAGGAATAAGACACAAGAAGGAAAGACATCTTATCCCTTGTAGACGAGAGGGCAGAAACCCAGTCTGTCCTGCTTCTCAACGTCCTTAGATACTTCCATCTTCTCTTCCAGACTCCATACTGCCGTGTTCAGAATATCTCCTTTGATCTACACAATGGCAGAGGACAGGCTCCTTTTCCGGGGACTTACCCGGATCTTTGCCTGCACAGGCACCCCCATCATGGCCATCATGTCTGCTGGAAATCTtacaggtaaaaaataaaaaataccaaacCAATTCCTTTGATCAATTTCTTAACTTAAATATTTCTGGTGGTTTCTCAGgctctctctttcccccttgTTGTGCCCTCCTTCTAGCGATCTTGGCATTACTCTTCGACTTGACTGACCTTGTGTTCCTTGTGTCAATTGGGACCCTGCTTGCTTACTCGCTGGTGGCTTTTTCTGTCCTTGTCCTCAGGTAAGACCCCACTACCCCTTGACCTGGGGCCCTGGACTCTTGAGGATTAGTGTTGAGGTAATCATCTTCTGCCTTCATTCTGTCTTCTAAAAATCTTGCTCTGCTTAAGGCAGGAAAGAAGATGGATTGTTGGATCCAACATCTACATGGTGTTGGGTGAGCAGTGACTGCTAAGTATTGCCTTAATATCTCTAATTCAGGTACCAGCCAGACCAGAATTTAAGcaagaatgagaaaacagaggagaaaatggatATGCATGACCTTGATGAAATTACTTTGGAATCTGTACCTAAAGCTGGAATCTTGAACATTCTGAAGAGTCTGTGGTTCCCTACCAGCACCAGCCCCACCCAGAAATCTGGCCAGATTGTCTATGGATGTGCTTCCCTGCTTGGTGAGCATTGGGATTTCTCTTTTGGTGGTATTCTGAAATTGAGAGAATGgggtgtaaatgtgtgtgtgtgtgtgtgtgtgtgtggtttttttgcttttttgttttttgttgttaagaAGTAATAAAGATATGATGCCCTTCTTGATTtgggcagcctggggaggggtgTGACCCAAGGTCCTGACATCTGACTTCTGGGTCCAGCCTGTTCTCCTTCACCTTGACTCCTGCAGTTCTCCTGCTAACCATCCTGAGCCTGATCCTGGCCCAGTGGCCCAGCCAGGTGTTCTCTGGAGACCCCATGCTCATGACagtggctgtgctgctgctgctgctcatcaTTGGGGTCACGGTCATCATCTGGAGGCAGCCCCAGGACCCCTCTCCTCTTATGTTCAGGGTAGGTGACCTTATGTGCCCAAACTGTCCATCTTTACTGAATGAAGCCTGCATGCTTCATGGCCTAAACACCCTTTGCTGGACCAGGGAAGAAGGGGAGTTGCTAAAAGCAATGGACCCTTCCCTGATCCACACTCAGTGCTTTACATATACAACCTCAGTAGGTGCTGAACACACAGCCTGAACACTGGAATCTTCCTGCCCACAGGAGAGTAGGGTCTCCTTTCAGATGTCAGGGATGAAGTGACTCTGCCCACAGGTCCCTGCTCTGCCTGTCCTTCCACTGGTGAACATCTTTGTGAACATTTACCTGATGATGCAGATGACCTCTAGGACCTGGGCCATATTTGGCATCTGGATGGCTATTGGTAAGTGACTTTCTGGGATAAAGAGAATATTTGAGTGATAAACCCAATCCTCTTCCTACTGCTTCTTCCCCTAAGCTATGTCAGATGCCATAATAGGAGGCCTACTGAGAATTTGTAAGTGATGAGAACACCGACTTTCCCTTCTCATCATCTCATCTCCCTACTAGGATCTGTCATATACTTTGGATATGGGATTCGACACAGTATGGAGGAGAACAATGAGCAACAGCCACCAGCCTCCATCTCTCAGACTCTTGATGAAAACCTCCCAGGTGCAGAGTCAGCTTAACCACAGGAAATAGATGCTGTGTGGAAtcccttcatgcactggaggtaCCTTCTGGTTCAAGGGGCACTGTGAGCCTCTATGGAATTTGAAGGTGGGAGGCATTTAAAGTCTGGTATTCATTGCCAgcagacaaaattatttttatgctgTATAATTGTTATTGTTCAAATTATGctatatatacagaaaagtacatgCTTCataagcttgctccttggaagaaaagctatgacaaacttagacagtgtatttaaaaatagggacatcttttgccaacaaaggtccatatagtcaaagctatgatttttccagtagtcatgtacggatgtgacatttggaccataaagaagactgagagccaaagaattgatgctttcaaactgtgatgctggagaagactcttgaatgtcccttggacagcaaggagatctaaccaatcaatcctaaagaaaaccaaccctgaatattcattgtgaggactgatgctgaagctgaagctccaatattttggccacctgatgcaaggaactgactcattgaaaaataccctgacactggggaagattgagggaaagagaagggggtgacagaggatgaagtatttggatggcaccactgactcagtaGTCATTAGGTTTAGCAAACtgagggagatagtgaaagacggaagcctggcatgctgtagtccatggggtcacaaggagttggacatgactgagcaacagaataacaacaacataagTGTGCAGCaagatgaattttcacaaagaaaT from Bubalus bubalis isolate 160015118507 breed Murrah chromosome 18, NDDB_SH_1, whole genome shotgun sequence harbors:
- the LOC102402831 gene encoding cationic amino acid transporter 3-like codes for the protein MSQILCQKVRQFGQKLVRKHPLKTIEESERPVSHLSILNLVILGVSRMLKAGVYILIGAVAKYIAGPGTIISFLVVALFSMLSAFCYAEFGARGPLSGSVYLYSYVTMGQLYAFIIGWNLILRLVTGTACLARALSYVFDSLIGNYISQTLQGMLSLHVPHFLATYVDFFALGLVLLLTGLQVLGAHESILVTKVSVGINLLVFIFIIIIGFIKGDLHNWKLTEQDYTLATTGSRSGSRDVYGLGGLGFLGSGGFAPFGFEGILQGAATCFYTFFGVDGIVIKGKEAVNPRRAIPLGIMISLLICFLVYFGVSVALTLMVPYYQIQPENPLPQAHLNGWWVPAKYVVAVGTLCALTSRLHTAVFRISPLIYTMAEDRLLFRGLTRIFACTGTPIMAIMSAGNLTAILALLFDLTDLVFLVSIGTLLAYSLVAFSVLVLRYQPDQNLSKNEKTEEKMDMHDLDEITLESVPKAGILNILKSLWFPTSTSPTQKSGQIVYGCASLLVLLLTILSLILAQWPSQVFSGDPMLMTVAVLLLLLIIGVTVIIWRQPQDPSPLMFRVPALPVLPLVNIFVNIYLMMQMTSRTWAIFGIWMAIGSVIYFGYGIRHSMEENNEQQPPASISQTLDENLPGAESA